The following proteins come from a genomic window of Paenibacillus spongiae:
- a CDS encoding carbohydrate ABC transporter permease: MSAATETAKPDQPTVRTRAAQPGLLSRIWANRISYIFIGPFLITFVLFILVPVVVAIGLSFFSFNAISMPKFIGWDNFLAILSQDRIFLQYAIPNTFKFALIVGPGGYMMSFFLAWLINQLPKGIRDWFTLAIYAPSLASGVAFAVVWPVIFSGDRVGYLNNLLLSWGILDQPVLWLQDPKYFMYIMIGISLWASMGVGFLAMLAGLQTVNKELYEAGAIDGISNRLQEIFYLTIPAIKPQMLFGAVMAVVGTLKAGAIGAILAGSPITPQYSGHLMINHIDDFAIIRYELGYAAALSVLLLLLVYGATKVSFQLFGSKEDE; the protein is encoded by the coding sequence ATGAGCGCCGCTACTGAAACGGCGAAGCCAGATCAACCGACCGTGCGAACTCGGGCAGCCCAACCTGGATTATTGTCGCGCATATGGGCGAATCGAATTTCTTATATTTTTATCGGGCCGTTCCTGATAACATTTGTTCTCTTCATCCTGGTTCCCGTAGTTGTTGCAATCGGGCTGTCGTTCTTCTCGTTTAACGCCATCTCGATGCCCAAGTTTATCGGGTGGGACAACTTTCTGGCGATCTTGTCGCAGGACCGGATCTTCCTGCAGTATGCGATTCCGAATACGTTCAAATTCGCCCTTATTGTCGGACCGGGCGGCTATATGATGTCGTTCTTTCTAGCGTGGCTGATTAATCAGCTGCCCAAGGGGATCCGCGACTGGTTCACGCTGGCTATCTATGCGCCATCGTTAGCTTCCGGCGTCGCATTTGCCGTCGTCTGGCCGGTTATCTTCAGCGGAGACCGCGTCGGTTATTTGAACAATTTACTTCTTTCATGGGGGATACTGGATCAACCGGTGTTATGGCTTCAGGATCCCAAGTACTTCATGTATATCATGATCGGGATCTCGTTATGGGCCAGTATGGGCGTTGGCTTTCTCGCCATGCTCGCAGGCTTGCAGACGGTGAACAAGGAGCTGTATGAAGCGGGTGCGATCGATGGGATCTCGAACCGGCTTCAAGAAATCTTCTACCTTACCATTCCAGCCATCAAACCGCAGATGCTGTTCGGGGCTGTTATGGCGGTCGTCGGTACGCTCAAAGCGGGGGCTATTGGCGCAATCCTCGCAGGTTCGCCGATTACGCCGCAGTATTCGGGTCATTTGATGATCAATCATATCGACGACTTTGCCATCATTCGTTACGAGCTTGGTTATGCAGCCGCCTTATCGGTATTGCTCCTGCTTCTCGTATACGGCGCAACTAAAGTATCATTCCAGCTCTTCGGCAGCAAGGAGGACGAATAA
- a CDS encoding extracellular solute-binding protein, producing the protein MLKRVHSTVVLTLSLCMILFLLGPVKPTSGETTSSSLSEEYSSDDATTYQNVIKPFTERYIEGSAITLPGGSYSALSDPALFARDGEEVLAWNSEQGWVEWKISIPEDGLYEIGLTYDSNSDAAVGIVRGVQIDGAFPFKEAERLHLKRQFSHDPYPPQKDEFGNDRRPQSVEIKGWKTEPFTNYDVETGPLRWPLTKGEHTLRLVGEYQPIKIKQLYIVPSASPVSYADVKQNDGEQSGDWISIIEAENISRKSDTSIQLQSSDAPRISPETKGLIRFNSLGGEQFRQSGQWAEWDFEVPADGTYQIGFKYLQTYLNNSYAYRTVTIDGEPPFAELEKVAFPYDTEWHNMTLSDKEDKPLNLYLTKGKHTLRMTATAAPIKPVYDGILRNMNRLSELEAAIRKVTGNFDKSLTENGNIDLNRDWELEKYIPDLSDRFDAIIDDLTSLSDHLQTLSSGGKSDVENALRTAAEDLGDMRDKPRDIPNELGQFSKMQSSLSNWLFRMLDQPVMFDYLYIAQPGADIPRATPGFFESFGHSVTSFFRTFTIDYDFRRNAPGGIDIWVNRGRDYVNLIQQLADETFTPETGITVNVNIVPDPQMFILGNAAGIQPDVALGIDSAMPADFAMRGALLDLSTFPDYEEVAQSFHPGALRVFHYDEGDYALPEIQGFNVMAYRTDILESLGLTPPDTWEEMYKMLSTLQQNGYDFYLPPKDYNTFLFQNGAELYTPNGMKSALDSEKAYKGFRQLTEMFTLYQLPRDVPSFFNHFRLGDMPVGIIDFNSYLQTEFAAPELAGKWAIAPLPGIRNEEGVVERWSGGPMQAGVIFKKTENKDKAWQFLKWWTSDLTQERFGNDIEAVFGPEYRWNTANMNAFARLPWPQDDLEVIKEQHRWFREAPQVPGGYFTGRQLEFAWNKAVIEKKNVREALEQAFIDTNREMSRKQIEFGLREKHGKILRELDIPAVTKPWEGEGSR; encoded by the coding sequence ATGTTAAAGCGGGTACATTCAACGGTCGTACTCACGCTGAGCCTGTGCATGATTTTGTTTCTCCTGGGTCCGGTTAAGCCGACAAGCGGCGAGACGACAAGCAGCAGCTTGTCCGAAGAATACAGCAGCGATGATGCTACGACCTATCAGAATGTGATCAAGCCATTTACGGAGCGTTATATTGAAGGATCCGCGATAACGCTGCCTGGCGGTTCGTATTCCGCCCTTTCCGATCCGGCGCTATTTGCCCGTGACGGGGAAGAGGTGCTCGCTTGGAATTCCGAACAAGGATGGGTGGAATGGAAGATTTCCATTCCGGAGGACGGGCTTTACGAAATCGGATTAACCTACGACTCCAACAGCGACGCTGCAGTTGGTATTGTACGAGGTGTTCAGATCGACGGCGCATTCCCCTTCAAGGAAGCTGAACGGCTGCATTTGAAACGACAGTTTTCGCATGATCCTTATCCGCCTCAGAAGGACGAGTTCGGCAATGACCGCCGGCCGCAATCCGTGGAAATTAAAGGATGGAAGACAGAACCGTTTACGAACTACGATGTCGAAACAGGACCTCTCCGGTGGCCGCTTACCAAGGGCGAGCATACGTTGCGGTTGGTCGGCGAATATCAGCCAATCAAAATTAAACAACTGTATATCGTACCTTCCGCATCACCGGTCAGCTATGCCGATGTCAAGCAGAACGACGGCGAGCAGAGCGGCGATTGGATCAGCATCATCGAAGCAGAGAATATCAGCCGTAAATCGGATACGTCGATACAGCTGCAGTCCTCCGACGCTCCGCGTATATCTCCGGAGACGAAAGGGCTTATTCGTTTTAATTCACTTGGCGGCGAGCAATTCCGACAGAGCGGCCAATGGGCGGAATGGGATTTTGAAGTTCCTGCTGATGGAACGTATCAGATCGGCTTCAAATATTTACAAACCTATTTGAACAACTCTTATGCTTACCGCACGGTCACGATCGACGGCGAGCCGCCGTTTGCCGAGCTGGAGAAGGTTGCCTTCCCGTACGATACGGAATGGCATAATATGACGTTGTCGGATAAGGAGGATAAGCCTCTGAATCTGTACCTTACGAAAGGCAAGCATACGCTGCGCATGACGGCGACGGCAGCGCCGATCAAGCCTGTTTACGACGGGATTCTCCGTAACATGAACCGCCTGTCGGAGCTGGAGGCAGCGATTCGCAAGGTAACCGGCAACTTCGACAAATCGTTGACGGAGAACGGGAACATCGATTTGAATCGGGATTGGGAGCTGGAAAAGTATATTCCTGATCTTTCCGATCGGTTCGATGCGATTATTGATGACCTGACGAGTCTGTCCGATCATCTGCAAACCTTGTCCAGCGGGGGCAAATCCGACGTGGAGAACGCTTTGCGGACGGCCGCCGAAGACCTGGGCGACATGCGGGACAAACCGCGCGACATCCCGAATGAGCTGGGCCAATTTTCCAAGATGCAGAGCAGCTTAAGCAACTGGCTGTTCCGAATGCTCGATCAACCCGTGATGTTCGATTACTTGTACATTGCGCAGCCCGGCGCCGATATTCCGAGGGCTACGCCGGGGTTCTTCGAAAGCTTCGGGCATTCGGTTACCTCGTTCTTCCGCACGTTTACCATCGATTACGACTTCCGCCGCAACGCCCCCGGAGGAATCGACATCTGGGTTAACCGCGGACGCGATTACGTGAATTTGATTCAGCAGCTGGCCGATGAAACGTTCACGCCTGAAACCGGCATTACGGTGAACGTCAATATCGTCCCGGATCCTCAGATGTTTATCTTGGGCAATGCCGCGGGGATTCAGCCTGACGTGGCACTCGGGATCGACAGCGCCATGCCGGCCGACTTCGCGATGCGCGGAGCGTTACTGGATTTATCGACGTTCCCGGATTACGAGGAAGTGGCCCAATCTTTCCATCCCGGAGCGCTGCGCGTCTTCCATTACGATGAAGGCGATTATGCACTGCCAGAGATTCAAGGGTTTAACGTCATGGCGTACCGTACAGACATTCTGGAAAGTCTCGGACTAACTCCTCCGGATACTTGGGAAGAGATGTACAAAATGCTGTCTACCCTGCAGCAGAATGGTTATGATTTTTATCTGCCGCCGAAAGACTACAACACGTTCTTGTTCCAGAACGGAGCAGAGCTGTATACGCCCAATGGAATGAAGTCTGCACTTGATAGCGAGAAAGCGTACAAAGGCTTCCGACAATTGACAGAGATGTTTACGCTGTATCAGCTTCCGCGCGACGTACCGAGCTTCTTCAACCACTTCCGGTTAGGGGATATGCCGGTTGGCATTATCGATTTCAACAGCTATTTGCAGACGGAATTTGCCGCACCGGAGCTCGCGGGCAAGTGGGCGATCGCGCCGCTTCCGGGCATTCGCAATGAAGAAGGCGTGGTTGAGCGGTGGTCAGGCGGACCGATGCAGGCTGGCGTCATCTTCAAGAAAACCGAGAACAAAGACAAAGCGTGGCAGTTTTTGAAATGGTGGACTTCCGATCTGACGCAAGAGCGTTTCGGCAACGATATCGAAGCGGTATTCGGACCGGAATACCGTTGGAACACGGCGAACATGAATGCATTCGCAAGATTGCCTTGGCCGCAGGACGATCTGGAAGTTATCAAAGAGCAGCACCGGTGGTTCCGCGAAGCGCCGCAGGTTCCAGGTGGTTACTTCACAGGAAGACAGCTTGAATTCGCATGGAACAAAGCTGTCATCGAGAAGAAGAATGTTCGCGAAGCGTTAGAACAAGCGTTCATTGATACGAACCGGGAGATGTCCCGCAAACAAATCGAGTTCGGCCTGCGGGAGAAGCACGGCAAGATCTTGCGCGAGCTGGACATTCCGGCCGTTACGAAGCCATGGGAAGGGGAGGGATCGCGATGA
- a CDS encoding ABC transporter ATP-binding protein has translation MGSVSFQHVKKQYATERRYSVDDFHLQVEDGEFLVLVGPSGCGKSTLLRMLAGLEEISEGEIYIGDRMVNYVSSKDRNIAMVFQNYALYPHMSVFENIAFGLRLRKLPKHELQERVTRAAKVLEIEALLDKLPKHMSGGQRQRVALGRAIVREPEVFLMDEPLSNLDAKLRVQMREEITKLHRKLKTTMIYVTHDQIEAMTMGTRIVVMRSGVIQQVGTPKEIYQSPKNMFVAGFIGTPPMNFIHGTIQHTSEGVFFDTRRYRLLIPAAKAKTLIDQRYHDKRIILGVRAEKVACKDSADWHLSQSQFDSTVDMLEFMGSDTYLHLNNTDHSLIVRVDPLRLGFQEGDTVTVGFDMNSVHFFDPGTEELLC, from the coding sequence ATGGGAAGCGTATCATTCCAACATGTCAAGAAGCAGTATGCCACAGAACGGCGGTACTCGGTTGACGATTTCCATCTGCAAGTGGAAGACGGCGAGTTTCTCGTGCTGGTCGGCCCTTCCGGCTGCGGCAAATCAACGCTGCTCCGGATGTTAGCCGGATTGGAGGAGATCTCCGAAGGCGAAATTTATATCGGCGACCGTATGGTCAATTATGTATCCTCCAAGGATCGTAACATTGCGATGGTGTTCCAGAATTACGCGCTCTACCCGCACATGTCCGTATTCGAGAATATCGCTTTCGGGCTGCGCCTGCGCAAGCTGCCCAAGCATGAGCTGCAGGAACGCGTCACCCGGGCTGCCAAAGTATTGGAGATCGAGGCGCTGCTGGATAAGCTGCCGAAGCATATGTCCGGCGGTCAAAGACAGCGCGTTGCACTCGGGCGTGCGATTGTCCGTGAGCCTGAAGTTTTTCTTATGGATGAACCGTTATCCAACCTGGATGCCAAGCTTCGCGTTCAGATGCGCGAAGAAATTACGAAGCTGCACCGCAAATTGAAGACGACGATGATCTATGTTACGCATGATCAGATCGAAGCGATGACGATGGGAACGCGCATCGTCGTTATGCGCAGCGGCGTTATTCAGCAGGTAGGCACGCCTAAGGAAATCTACCAATCGCCGAAAAACATGTTCGTTGCGGGTTTCATTGGCACGCCTCCGATGAATTTCATCCATGGGACCATTCAGCATACGTCTGAAGGCGTGTTCTTCGATACTCGCCGATATCGCCTGCTCATACCGGCGGCGAAAGCGAAGACGCTGATCGATCAGCGATACCATGATAAACGGATCATATTAGGCGTCAGAGCGGAGAAGGTCGCATGCAAGGACTCGGCAGATTGGCACTTGAGTCAGAGCCAGTTTGATTCAACGGTCGATATGTTGGAATTCATGGGCTCCGATACCTATCTGCACTTGAACAATACGGACCATTCGCTTATTGTGCGCGTTGATCCGCTTCGCCTCGGCTTCCAGGAGGGCGATACCGTCACGGTAGGGTTCGATATGAATTCGGTCCACTTCTTTGATCCGGGTACGGAGGAGCTATTATGTTAA
- a CDS encoding ABC transporter substrate-binding protein → MAKSFVLRKFLMVAMILTFVFVTAACGGNTNKPANEEPKTNTGENTPKDDPKPDDTPKTDSGEKVKLKVAAWVDPNSGFKKIGDAFTAANPNIEVEIVNIADAAMIDTLTQAVAANDPIDLFWSNTFMAPVLQGFAEDLTPYIDSDPDFKNYEFSPGRLEQFQYKGSQYALSRGNDSFLIYYNKDLMNKYGLTPPSNEWTVQDMIDMAKKATNPAEKNWGFAPTPFWLNFFATVLPVANGHAAHTVMMNEDYTKFLGDDPAILDDLQSVADWITKDGTMLNGKGMQENGVEGDLWANGQALFMVHVSPLIPGWKDALKFKWDVAPYPAGTAKQVGMVFDNPMFLSKAGKHKEAAWKFMKFWTASVEGQKILIDIGGTFPNTPNQELVDYFKNNEVYKGLNADALAHASKIGEIHGIIPMIGGSEVDGFVGGWSMSKGFEEGVTAHDYFPSGTESLNKKLQELQDKYK, encoded by the coding sequence ATGGCTAAGTCATTCGTATTACGGAAGTTTCTGATGGTCGCAATGATACTGACTTTTGTATTTGTAACAGCTGCTTGTGGTGGAAACACCAATAAGCCGGCGAATGAAGAACCGAAAACCAATACCGGCGAAAATACGCCGAAAGACGATCCAAAGCCTGATGATACGCCCAAGACCGATTCAGGCGAGAAAGTGAAGCTGAAGGTTGCCGCATGGGTCGACCCTAATTCCGGCTTCAAGAAAATCGGCGATGCTTTCACGGCAGCAAATCCGAATATTGAAGTTGAAATCGTAAACATCGCTGACGCTGCAATGATCGATACATTGACGCAAGCGGTCGCGGCTAACGATCCAATCGATTTGTTCTGGAGCAATACGTTCATGGCGCCGGTGCTTCAAGGATTCGCGGAGGATCTTACGCCATATATCGATTCCGACCCGGATTTCAAAAACTATGAATTCAGCCCTGGGCGCCTGGAGCAGTTCCAATACAAAGGCAGCCAATACGCGCTATCCCGCGGTAATGATTCGTTCCTCATCTACTATAACAAGGATTTGATGAACAAATACGGCTTGACGCCGCCAAGCAATGAATGGACCGTTCAAGATATGATCGATATGGCGAAGAAAGCAACGAACCCCGCCGAGAAAAACTGGGGCTTCGCACCTACTCCGTTCTGGCTGAATTTCTTCGCAACCGTATTGCCGGTTGCAAACGGCCATGCAGCTCACACGGTGATGATGAACGAAGATTACACGAAGTTCCTCGGCGACGATCCGGCCATCCTGGACGATCTGCAATCCGTAGCGGATTGGATTACCAAAGACGGCACAATGCTGAACGGCAAAGGCATGCAGGAGAATGGGGTTGAAGGCGATCTGTGGGCTAACGGGCAAGCGCTCTTCATGGTTCACGTTTCACCGCTCATTCCAGGTTGGAAGGACGCCCTCAAATTCAAATGGGATGTAGCGCCATACCCTGCAGGTACAGCTAAGCAAGTCGGAATGGTCTTCGACAACCCGATGTTCTTGAGCAAGGCCGGCAAGCATAAAGAAGCGGCTTGGAAATTCATGAAGTTCTGGACTGCATCTGTCGAAGGACAAAAGATTCTGATCGATATCGGCGGTACGTTCCCGAACACGCCTAATCAAGAGCTTGTCGATTATTTCAAAAACAATGAAGTATACAAAGGCTTGAACGCAGACGCGCTCGCACATGCCTCCAAAATCGGAGAAATCCACGGTATTATTCCGATGATCGGCGGCTCCGAGGTGGACGGTTTCGTAGGCGGTTGGTCGATGTCGAAAGGGTTTGAAGAAGGCGTTACTGCCCATGACTACTTCCCATCCGGGACAGAATCGCTGAACAAGAAGCTGCAAGAGCTTCAAGATAAATACAAATAA
- a CDS encoding alpha-L-rhamnosidase C-terminal domain-containing protein, with the protein MLTASKIYPALVPSWIWHPNRAKQKQIRLNKLFKLEKDTEGLELFLACTGAAEAEIDGKRVGILEDHPRHGTMFTKLEVPFNLTKGQHTLSISVSCSEPMPVVPISIHLFDRSVGCIAYLQGDGLWIVTDQTWSAGDQPAEVVCRLGEEPYGDLDNGPDWFVAGGYGDMTTEPVTQINLLSSKGMNIALTDSSIELTGKAETDFRFEAERSERHLFYHLLKQNEWKIFRTAQNQTDLSSTPQAIIDLTEELNVRFRLRNRGDQPLSLLMNGAESLHELEHYDSCITEYIQLPGYGEFVTLPQGMRYVQVFVGGAPGQDIRIEIDCEAVGVPLAQIGSIQTNLPVLDQIFEVSAHTNKVCHQVGLWDGIKRDRLNWAYDFYMAGKADYMLWDDYTILKRAIHELGRTPYGYWMNSIPSYTLWWVIGMWEYYLHTADKTFVLEMKEYLQTHVKWVEDNVDKQTGRFFNPSQAFIEWVPMNEQESWACLNAILKLMKSSVQSLTSFVPELEIHADWPDPVFDEDEFLQDDSALITPLIGIVCGYISEESAMRFLDYYKVQDPITPLSAYWLAECYSKYGRHQEAWEVIEEVWGTMLKDGATTFWESVVMSPQSDYHDSQTTYTNYNSYRMSLCHSWASTPVTWISKFLLGVQPAEPGYASVHFQPNAVIGLTECKGTVSTPRGPLAVEWRLNEGVMEKSMHFVKEKI; encoded by the coding sequence ATGCTGACCGCTTCAAAAATTTATCCGGCTCTTGTGCCTTCTTGGATTTGGCACCCTAATCGAGCGAAGCAAAAACAAATCAGGCTGAATAAGCTGTTCAAACTAGAGAAGGATACCGAAGGGCTTGAGCTGTTCCTGGCATGCACAGGAGCTGCCGAGGCTGAGATAGACGGCAAGCGTGTCGGTATACTGGAAGATCATCCCAGGCACGGAACGATGTTCACGAAGCTGGAAGTGCCATTCAACCTAACGAAGGGCCAGCATACATTGAGCATCAGCGTTTCATGCAGCGAGCCGATGCCAGTCGTGCCGATCAGCATCCATTTGTTCGACCGTTCCGTAGGGTGCATTGCTTATTTGCAAGGTGACGGTCTATGGATTGTAACGGATCAAACCTGGAGCGCGGGCGATCAACCTGCGGAGGTTGTATGCAGGCTGGGCGAAGAGCCATATGGCGATCTCGACAACGGACCCGATTGGTTCGTAGCCGGAGGCTATGGCGATATGACGACAGAGCCCGTTACCCAGATAAACTTGCTGTCATCGAAGGGCATGAATATCGCTCTTACAGATTCATCCATCGAACTTACGGGGAAAGCGGAAACGGACTTCCGCTTTGAAGCCGAGCGCAGCGAACGCCACCTGTTCTATCATCTCTTGAAACAGAATGAGTGGAAGATCTTCCGTACCGCTCAGAACCAAACCGATCTGTCATCAACCCCTCAAGCTATCATCGATTTGACCGAAGAGCTGAACGTCCGCTTCCGGCTTCGAAATCGCGGCGATCAACCATTGTCATTGCTTATGAACGGAGCAGAATCGCTTCATGAGCTGGAGCATTACGACTCCTGCATTACGGAATACATACAGTTACCGGGATACGGCGAATTCGTCACGCTCCCGCAAGGCATGCGGTATGTTCAGGTCTTCGTGGGCGGAGCACCGGGACAGGACATTCGAATCGAGATCGATTGCGAAGCGGTAGGCGTGCCGCTTGCGCAGATCGGTTCGATCCAAACCAATCTGCCGGTTCTGGATCAGATCTTCGAAGTGTCCGCACATACGAACAAAGTATGTCACCAAGTGGGGCTGTGGGACGGTATTAAGCGCGATCGACTCAATTGGGCATACGATTTCTACATGGCCGGTAAAGCGGATTACATGCTGTGGGACGATTACACCATTCTGAAAAGAGCCATTCACGAGCTTGGTCGAACCCCTTACGGCTATTGGATGAATTCGATCCCCTCCTACACCTTATGGTGGGTGATCGGGATGTGGGAGTACTACCTGCATACGGCTGATAAAACGTTCGTTCTGGAGATGAAGGAATATCTGCAAACGCATGTCAAGTGGGTGGAAGACAACGTCGATAAGCAAACCGGCCGCTTCTTTAATCCAAGCCAAGCCTTTATCGAATGGGTTCCGATGAACGAACAGGAATCGTGGGCATGTCTGAATGCGATTCTCAAACTGATGAAGAGCTCGGTTCAATCGCTGACTTCCTTCGTGCCGGAGCTCGAGATTCATGCGGATTGGCCGGACCCGGTGTTCGACGAAGATGAATTTCTGCAGGACGATTCGGCGCTGATCACTCCTTTAATCGGTATTGTATGCGGTTACATTAGCGAGGAATCGGCAATGCGCTTTCTGGATTACTATAAGGTTCAGGATCCGATTACGCCGTTATCCGCCTATTGGCTGGCTGAATGCTACTCCAAGTACGGCAGACATCAGGAGGCTTGGGAAGTGATCGAGGAAGTCTGGGGGACGATGCTGAAAGACGGAGCCACAACCTTTTGGGAAAGCGTTGTCATGTCGCCTCAATCCGATTATCACGATTCTCAGACGACGTATACCAACTACAATTCGTACCGGATGAGCCTCTGTCACAGCTGGGCAAGCACGCCAGTCACGTGGATCAGCAAGTTTCTGTTGGGCGTCCAGCCTGCCGAACCGGGCTATGCATCCGTACATTTTCAGCCTAATGCGGTGATAGGCCTGACCGAATGCAAAGGAACGGTAAGTACGCCAAGAGGACCATTGGCAGTCGAGTGGAGACTAAATGAAGGCGTAATGGAGAAGTCCATGCATTTTGTGAAGGAGAAGATATAA
- a CDS encoding LacI family DNA-binding transcriptional regulator, translating into MAATIKDVAREAGVAVCTVSFAMNGSAHVAEATKKRIFGAVERLNYRPNQSARGLVTKKTNNIGLAVAETADRLENGILLEVIQGLGRAASHKNYDLLLSFQKQHTDKPDEHLLDVYRKQSADGLILMGMKMSERPYKDLITNRFPFVLLGRPYKDNLCHSVNADNEQGGYIATQYLLKKGHRRIGFITPCSLDFDAALDRLNGYKRALTESGIAVDEKLIAYGSFEPDSGYQETETLLSLKDRPSAIIAGRDIIAARVNERAASLGYHVPDDLAIIGFDNTMVSQLARPSITSVELPMLTMGLEAGKLLISLIEGDIEYDAIQKVSLPCGIFEREST; encoded by the coding sequence ATGGCAGCAACCATCAAAGACGTGGCAAGAGAAGCGGGGGTCGCAGTTTGCACGGTATCCTTCGCGATGAATGGTTCTGCACATGTTGCGGAGGCAACGAAGAAGAGGATATTCGGAGCGGTTGAACGCTTAAATTACAGACCGAACCAATCCGCCCGCGGATTGGTAACGAAGAAGACGAATAATATCGGATTGGCTGTTGCAGAAACGGCTGACAGGCTGGAGAACGGCATTCTGTTAGAAGTCATCCAAGGCCTCGGCAGAGCGGCCAGCCACAAGAATTACGATTTGCTCCTATCGTTCCAGAAGCAGCATACGGATAAGCCGGATGAGCATTTGCTCGACGTTTACCGCAAACAGTCCGCGGACGGGTTGATCCTGATGGGAATGAAGATGAGCGAGAGGCCTTATAAGGATTTAATTACGAACCGTTTCCCTTTCGTGCTGCTTGGCAGGCCTTATAAAGATAATCTGTGTCACAGCGTCAATGCGGACAATGAACAAGGCGGATATATTGCTACGCAGTATTTATTAAAGAAAGGCCATCGGCGAATTGGGTTTATCACCCCTTGCTCTCTTGATTTCGATGCGGCGCTTGACCGTCTGAACGGATATAAGCGGGCTTTGACCGAATCCGGGATTGCGGTTGACGAGAAGCTGATCGCTTATGGGAGCTTCGAACCGGATAGCGGATACCAAGAAACGGAAACGCTGCTGAGCTTGAAGGATCGTCCTTCCGCAATCATAGCCGGCAGGGACATCATTGCTGCAAGAGTGAATGAGCGGGCGGCATCGCTTGGCTATCATGTACCTGATGATCTGGCTATTATCGGCTTTGACAATACAATGGTTTCGCAGCTGGCACGTCCGAGCATTACGTCCGTTGAGCTGCCGATGCTTACGATGGGGCTTGAAGCGGGGAAATTACTCATTAGTCTGATTGAAGGGGACATCGAATATGATGCCATTCAAAAAGTCAGCTTACCGTGCGGTATATTCGAAAGAGAATCAACTTAG